A region from the Citrobacter koseri ATCC BAA-895 genome encodes:
- the ilvI gene encoding acetolactate synthase 3 large subunit, producing the protein MEMLSGAEMVVRSLIDQGVKQVFGYPGGAVLDIYDALHTVGGIDHVLVRHEQAAVHMADGLARATGEVGVVLVTSGPGATNAITGIATAYMDSIPLVILSGQVATSLIGYDAFQECDMVGISRPVVKHSFLVKQTEDIPQVLKKAFWLAASGRPGPVVVDLPKDILNPAKKLPYVWPESVSMRSYNPTTTGHKGQIKRALQTLAAAKKPVVYVGGGAVNAGCHEQLRQTIEALNLPVVSSLMGLGAFPATHRQSLGMLGMHGTYEANMTMHHSDVIFAVGVRFDDRTTNNLAKYCPNATVLHIDIDPTSISKTVTADIPIVGDARLVLEQMLELLPQEVAQQPLDDIRDWWQHIERWRARQCLKYDTQSESIKPQAVIEAIWRLTKGDAYVTSDVGQHQMFAALYYPFDKPRRWINSGGLGTMGFGLPAALGVKMALPDETVVCVTGDGSIQMNIQELSTALQYELPVLVLNLNNRYLGMVKQWQDMIYSGRHSQSYMQSLPDFVRLAEAYGHIGIQINHPDELESKLGEALEHVRNHRLVFVDVTVDGSEHVYPMQIRGGGMDEMWLSKTERT; encoded by the coding sequence ATGGAGATGTTGTCTGGAGCCGAGATGGTCGTCCGATCGCTCATCGATCAGGGCGTGAAGCAGGTATTCGGTTATCCCGGGGGCGCGGTCCTCGATATTTATGATGCGCTGCACACGGTCGGTGGTATCGATCATGTGCTTGTCCGTCATGAACAAGCGGCTGTGCATATGGCGGATGGCCTGGCACGGGCAACAGGTGAAGTCGGGGTCGTTCTGGTCACTTCCGGGCCAGGCGCCACGAATGCGATCACCGGTATTGCCACGGCCTATATGGACTCCATTCCTCTGGTCATCCTTTCCGGGCAAGTGGCGACGTCGTTGATTGGCTATGACGCCTTTCAGGAATGCGACATGGTGGGGATCTCACGTCCGGTGGTGAAACACAGCTTCCTCGTTAAACAGACGGAAGACATCCCGCAGGTGCTGAAAAAAGCGTTCTGGCTGGCGGCAAGCGGGCGTCCTGGACCCGTGGTCGTGGACCTCCCGAAAGATATTCTGAATCCGGCGAAAAAGTTGCCTTACGTCTGGCCGGAGTCGGTCAGTATGCGCTCTTATAACCCGACCACGACAGGGCATAAAGGGCAGATTAAGCGCGCGCTGCAAACGCTGGCGGCGGCAAAAAAACCGGTGGTCTACGTCGGCGGCGGTGCAGTGAATGCGGGTTGTCATGAACAACTGCGGCAAACCATTGAAGCGCTCAACCTGCCGGTCGTCTCGTCGCTGATGGGGCTGGGCGCATTCCCGGCCACGCATCGTCAGTCGTTAGGGATGCTGGGGATGCACGGCACCTATGAAGCCAACATGACCATGCATCATTCCGATGTGATTTTTGCCGTCGGGGTGCGTTTTGACGATCGCACGACCAATAATCTGGCGAAATACTGCCCGAATGCGACCGTGCTGCATATCGATATCGATCCGACCTCTATCTCTAAAACCGTGACGGCGGATATTCCCATTGTGGGCGATGCGCGCCTGGTTCTGGAGCAAATGCTGGAATTACTGCCGCAGGAAGTCGCGCAGCAGCCGCTGGATGATATTCGCGACTGGTGGCAACACATTGAACGCTGGCGCGCCCGTCAGTGCCTGAAATATGACACCCAAAGCGAGAGCATTAAACCGCAGGCGGTGATCGAGGCTATCTGGCGTCTGACGAAAGGCGATGCGTATGTCACTTCTGATGTCGGTCAGCACCAGATGTTCGCCGCGCTCTACTACCCCTTTGATAAGCCGCGTCGCTGGATTAACTCCGGCGGTCTCGGCACGATGGGCTTTGGCCTGCCAGCGGCCCTGGGCGTGAAGATGGCGCTGCCGGATGAAACGGTGGTGTGCGTCACGGGAGATGGCAGCATTCAGATGAACATTCAGGAGCTGTCGACGGCGCTGCAATATGAACTGCCGGTGCTGGTGCTCAACCTTAACAACCGCTATCTCGGCATGGTCAAACAGTGGCAGGACATGATCTACTCCGGGCGCCACTCCCAGTCTTACATGCAGTCGCTGCCCGATTTTGTACGCCTTGCCGAGGCTTATGGGCATATCGGTATCCAGATTAATCATCCAGATGAACTGGAGAGCAAGCTGGGCGAAGCGCTGGAACATGTGCGTAACCATCGTCTGGTGTTTGTCGATGTCACCGTCGATGGCAGTGAGCATGTCTACCCGATGCAGATTCGTGGGGGCGGGATGGATGAAATGTGGTTAAGCAAAACGGAGAGGACCTGA
- the leuO gene encoding transcriptional regulator LeuO codes for MPEIEIDKPHPIEMVKPQLRMVDLNLLTVFDAVMQEQNITRAAHSLGMSQPAVSNAVARLKVMFNDELFVRYGRGIQPTARAYQLFGSVRQALQLVQNELPGSGFEPASSERVFHLCVCSPLDNILTSLIYNRVEKIAPNIHVVFKSSLNQNTEHQLRYQETEFVIGYEEFRRPEFTSVSLFKDEMVLVASRKHPRISGPLLESDVYNEQHAVVSLDRYASFSQPWYDTPDRQSCIAYQGMALISVLNVVSQTQLVAVAPRWLADEFAESLALQILPLPLKLNSRTCYLSWHDAAGRDKGHQWMEELLVSVCQK; via the coding sequence ATGCCAGAGATAGAAATAGATAAACCGCATCCGATAGAAATGGTTAAGCCTCAGCTTCGTATGGTTGATCTGAATTTACTGACCGTCTTTGACGCCGTGATGCAAGAGCAGAATATCACGCGGGCGGCCCACTCCCTGGGGATGTCGCAGCCTGCCGTCAGTAATGCGGTGGCGCGTCTGAAAGTCATGTTTAATGACGAGCTGTTTGTCCGGTACGGACGCGGTATCCAGCCAACGGCGCGCGCTTATCAGCTATTTGGTTCCGTTCGCCAGGCGTTACAGTTGGTGCAAAATGAGTTGCCCGGTTCAGGTTTTGAACCCGCCAGCAGCGAGCGTGTATTCCATCTTTGCGTGTGCAGCCCGCTGGATAATATTCTGACGTCGCTTATTTATAATCGCGTTGAAAAGATTGCGCCGAATATTCATGTCGTTTTTAAATCATCGTTAAATCAAAATACGGAACATCAGCTGCGTTATCAGGAAACGGAATTTGTTATTGGGTATGAAGAGTTTCGCCGTCCTGAGTTTACCAGCGTATCGTTATTTAAAGATGAAATGGTGCTGGTCGCCAGCAGAAAACATCCGCGTATCAGCGGTCCGTTGCTGGAGAGCGATGTTTATAATGAACAACATGCGGTCGTTTCACTCGATCGTTATGCCTCGTTTAGCCAGCCGTGGTATGACACGCCAGACAGACAAAGCTGCATCGCTTATCAGGGAATGGCATTGATCAGCGTGCTTAATGTTGTCTCTCAAACGCAACTGGTGGCAGTTGCGCCGCGTTGGTTAGCCGATGAATTTGCCGAGTCATTAGCGTTACAGATATTACCGTTGCCTTTAAAACTGAATAGCCGGACCTGTTATCTTTCCTGGCATGATGCCGCGGGTCGGGATAAGGGTCATCAATGGATGGAAGAGTTATTGGTTTCTGTCTGTCAAAAGTGA
- the leuL gene encoding leu operon leader peptide — MIRIARFNGLLLLNASSLRGRLVSDIQH; from the coding sequence ATGATTCGTATCGCTCGCTTTAACGGTCTACTACTACTAAACGCATCTTCGTTGCGCGGTAGACTGGTGAGCGACATTCAGCATTAA
- the leuA gene encoding 2-isopropylmalate synthase: MSQQVIIFDTTLRDGEQALQASLSVKEKLQIALALERMGVDVMEVGFPVSSPGDFESVQTIARQVKNSRVCALARCVEKDIDVAAESLKVADAFRIHTFIATSPMHIATKLRSTLDEVIERAIYMVKRARNYTDDVEFSCEDAGRTPIDDLARVVEAAINAGAKTINIPDTVGYTMPFEFGGIISGLYERVPNIDKAIISVHTHDDLGLGVGNALAAVHAGARQVEGAMNGIGERAGNCSLEEVIMAIKVRQDILNVHTRINHQEIWRTSQLVSQICNMPIPANKAIVGSGAFAHSSGIHQDGVLKNRENYEIMTPESIGLNQIQLNLTSRSGRAAVKHRMDEMGYKESEYNLDNLYDAFLKLADKKGQVFDYDLEALAFINKQQEEPEHFRLDYFSVQSGSNDIATASVKLACGDDIKAEAANGNGPVDAIYQAINRITDYNIELVKYSLSAKGHGKDALGQVDIVANYNGRRFHGVGLATDIVESSAKAMVHVLNNIWRAAEVEKELQRKAQNKENNKETV, from the coding sequence ATGAGCCAGCAAGTCATTATTTTCGATACCACTTTACGCGACGGTGAACAGGCGTTACAGGCTAGCCTGAGTGTGAAAGAAAAGCTGCAAATTGCCCTGGCCCTTGAACGTATGGGCGTCGATGTGATGGAAGTGGGTTTTCCCGTCTCTTCACCTGGCGATTTTGAGTCGGTACAGACTATCGCCCGCCAGGTCAAAAACAGCCGCGTTTGCGCGTTAGCCCGCTGCGTGGAAAAAGATATCGACGTCGCGGCAGAATCACTGAAGGTCGCGGACGCTTTCCGCATCCATACCTTTATCGCCACCTCGCCGATGCATATCGCCACCAAGCTGCGCAGCACGCTGGATGAAGTGATTGAGCGTGCTATCTATATGGTTAAGCGTGCACGTAATTACACTGATGACGTGGAGTTCTCATGTGAAGACGCAGGCCGTACCCCGATTGACGATCTCGCTCGCGTCGTGGAAGCGGCGATCAATGCGGGCGCGAAAACAATCAACATTCCCGATACTGTGGGCTACACCATGCCCTTCGAGTTCGGCGGTATTATTTCCGGGCTGTATGAGCGCGTACCGAATATCGACAAGGCCATCATCTCCGTACATACCCATGATGATTTAGGTCTGGGCGTCGGCAACGCGCTGGCGGCTGTCCACGCGGGCGCGCGTCAGGTTGAAGGCGCCATGAACGGTATCGGCGAACGTGCCGGTAACTGCTCGCTGGAAGAAGTCATCATGGCGATCAAGGTACGCCAGGACATTCTGAATGTGCATACCCGCATCAATCACCAGGAGATCTGGCGCACCAGCCAGTTGGTCAGTCAGATCTGCAACATGCCAATCCCGGCGAACAAAGCGATTGTCGGCAGCGGCGCATTCGCCCACTCCTCCGGCATTCACCAGGACGGCGTGCTGAAAAACCGTGAAAACTACGAAATCATGACGCCAGAGTCTATCGGCCTGAACCAGATCCAGTTGAACCTGACCTCTCGCTCCGGGCGTGCGGCCGTAAAACACCGTATGGACGAGATGGGCTATAAAGAGAGTGAATACAATCTGGATAACCTGTACGACGCTTTCCTGAAGCTGGCGGATAAAAAAGGTCAGGTATTCGATTACGACCTGGAGGCGCTGGCCTTCATCAATAAACAACAGGAAGAGCCAGAGCATTTCCGTCTGGACTATTTCAGCGTGCAGTCCGGCTCTAACGATATCGCCACGGCCTCCGTCAAACTGGCCTGCGGCGACGACATCAAAGCGGAAGCCGCGAACGGCAACGGCCCGGTCGATGCCATTTACCAGGCCATCAACCGCATCACCGATTACAACATCGAACTGGTGAAATACAGCCTGTCGGCGAAAGGCCACGGCAAAGATGCGCTGGGCCAGGTGGATATCGTCGCCAACTATAACGGCCGTCGCTTCCACGGGGTCGGTCTGGCGACCGATATCGTCGAATCCTCCGCGAAAGCGATGGTGCATGTCCTGAACAACATCTGGCGCGCCGCCGAAGTCGAAAAAGAATTGCAACGCAAAGCTCAGAATAAAGAGAACAATAAGGAAACCGTGTGA
- the leuB gene encoding 3-isopropylmalate dehydrogenase produces MSKNYHIAVLPGDGIGPEVMAQALKVLEAVRSRFAMRITTSHYDVGGAAIDNHGQPLPKATVEGCEQADAILFGSVGGPKWENLPPDSQPERGALLPLRKHFKLFSNLRPAKLYQGLEAFCPLRADIAANGFDILCVRELTGGIYFGQPKGREGSGQHEKAFDTEVYHRFEIERIARIAFESARKRRRKVTSIDKANVLQTSILWREIVNEVAKAYPDVELAHMYIDNATMQLIKDPSQFDVLLCSNLFGDILSDECAMITGSMGMLPSASLNEQGFGLYEPAGGSAPDIAGKNIANPIAQILSLALLLRYSLDADDAATAIESAINRALEEGIRTGDLARGAAAVSTDEMGDIIARYVAEGV; encoded by the coding sequence ATGTCGAAGAATTACCATATTGCTGTTTTGCCGGGTGACGGTATTGGCCCGGAAGTGATGGCGCAAGCCCTGAAAGTCCTGGAAGCCGTTCGCAGTCGTTTTGCCATGCGCATTACCACCAGCCATTACGATGTCGGCGGCGCCGCTATCGACAACCATGGTCAACCGCTGCCGAAGGCGACCGTTGAAGGCTGTGAACAGGCGGATGCCATTCTGTTTGGCTCCGTCGGCGGCCCGAAATGGGAAAATCTGCCGCCGGACAGCCAACCGGAACGCGGCGCATTGCTGCCGCTGCGTAAACACTTCAAATTGTTTAGCAACCTGCGTCCGGCAAAGCTGTACCAGGGGCTGGAAGCCTTCTGTCCGCTGCGCGCCGACATCGCGGCCAACGGTTTCGACATCCTGTGCGTGCGTGAATTGACCGGCGGGATCTATTTTGGTCAGCCGAAAGGCCGCGAAGGTAGCGGGCAACATGAAAAAGCCTTCGATACCGAGGTGTATCACCGTTTTGAAATCGAACGTATTGCGCGCATCGCCTTCGAATCGGCGCGTAAACGTCGCCGTAAGGTTACGTCGATCGACAAAGCCAACGTCCTGCAAACATCCATTCTGTGGCGCGAGATCGTCAATGAGGTCGCCAAAGCGTACCCGGATGTCGAACTGGCGCACATGTACATCGACAATGCCACGATGCAGTTGATTAAAGATCCCTCTCAGTTTGACGTGCTGCTGTGCTCCAACCTGTTTGGCGACATTCTGTCTGACGAATGCGCGATGATCACCGGCTCAATGGGGATGTTGCCTTCCGCCAGCCTGAACGAGCAGGGTTTCGGCCTGTATGAACCTGCGGGCGGTTCTGCGCCGGATATCGCCGGGAAAAACATCGCCAACCCGATCGCGCAGATCCTGTCGCTGGCGTTACTGCTGCGTTACAGCCTGGATGCCGACGATGCGGCAACGGCCATTGAAAGCGCTATTAACCGCGCATTAGAAGAAGGTATTCGCACCGGTGATTTAGCCCGTGGCGCTGCCGCTGTCAGTACTGATGAGATGGGCGACATCATTGCCCGTTATGTCGCCGAAGGGGTGTAA
- the leuC gene encoding 3-isopropylmalate dehydratase large subunit, whose translation MAKTLYEKLFDAHVVYEAQNETPLLYIDRHLVHEVTSPQAFDGLRAHGRPVRQPGKTFATMDHNVSTQTKDINASGEMARIQMQELIKNCKAFGVELYDLNHPYQGIVHVMGPEQGVTLPGMTIVCGDSHTATHGAFGALAFGIGTSEVEHVLATQTLKQGRAKTMKIEVKGTAAPGITAKDIVLAIIGKTGSAGGTGHVVEFCGEAIRNLSMEGRMTLCNMAIEMGAKAGLVAPDDTTFNYVKGRLHAPKGSDFDDAVAYWKTLKTDDGATFDTVVTLQAEDIAPQVTWGTNPGQVISVNDNIPDPASFADPVERASAEKALAYMGLKPGIPLTDVAIDKVFIGSCTNSRIEDLRAAAEIAKGRKVAPGVQALVVPGSGPVKAQAEAEGLDKIFIEAGFEWRLPGCSMCLAMNNDRLNPGERCASTSNRNFEGRQGRGGRTHLVSPAMAAAAAVTGHFADIRSIK comes from the coding sequence ATGGCTAAAACGTTGTATGAAAAATTGTTCGATGCGCATGTGGTTTATGAGGCGCAGAACGAAACCCCGCTGCTGTACATCGACAGGCATCTGGTGCATGAAGTGACCTCTCCGCAGGCGTTTGACGGCCTGCGCGCCCACGGCCGCCCGGTTCGCCAGCCCGGTAAAACCTTCGCGACGATGGATCATAACGTCTCTACGCAAACCAAAGACATCAACGCCTCTGGCGAGATGGCGCGGATTCAGATGCAGGAGTTGATCAAAAACTGCAAAGCGTTCGGCGTGGAGCTGTATGACCTGAACCACCCGTATCAGGGGATCGTCCACGTAATGGGGCCGGAACAGGGCGTGACCTTACCGGGGATGACCATTGTTTGCGGCGATTCCCATACCGCCACGCACGGCGCATTCGGCGCGCTGGCGTTTGGCATCGGCACCTCCGAAGTTGAACACGTTCTGGCGACGCAGACCCTGAAACAGGGCCGCGCAAAAACCATGAAGATTGAGGTGAAAGGCACGGCTGCGCCGGGCATTACGGCGAAAGATATCGTGCTGGCGATTATCGGTAAAACCGGCAGCGCGGGCGGTACGGGCCATGTGGTCGAGTTCTGCGGCGAAGCAATTCGCAATCTGAGCATGGAAGGTCGTATGACCCTGTGCAACATGGCGATCGAGATGGGCGCCAAAGCCGGTCTGGTCGCGCCGGATGACACCACCTTCAACTACGTAAAAGGGCGTCTGCACGCCCCGAAAGGCAGCGATTTTGACGATGCCGTCGCATACTGGAAAACCCTGAAAACCGACGACGGCGCAACGTTCGATACCGTCGTGACCCTGCAAGCGGAAGACATTGCGCCGCAGGTTACCTGGGGAACCAACCCGGGTCAGGTTATCTCCGTCAACGACAATATCCCCGATCCGGCCTCGTTTGCCGATCCTGTCGAGCGCGCAAGCGCCGAAAAAGCGCTGGCCTATATGGGGCTGAAACCGGGCATTCCGTTAACCGACGTGGCGATCGACAAAGTGTTTATCGGTTCCTGCACCAACTCGCGTATTGAAGATTTACGCGCGGCGGCGGAAATCGCCAAAGGGCGTAAAGTTGCACCGGGCGTTCAGGCTCTGGTGGTTCCCGGCTCCGGCCCGGTAAAAGCGCAGGCAGAGGCGGAAGGTCTGGATAAGATCTTTATCGAAGCCGGTTTTGAATGGCGTTTACCAGGCTGTTCCATGTGTCTGGCGATGAACAACGACCGTCTGAATCCGGGCGAGCGCTGCGCCTCCACCAGCAACCGTAACTTTGAAGGTCGTCAGGGGCGCGGCGGACGCACGCATCTGGTTAGCCCGGCGATGGCTGCCGCTGCCGCCGTCACCGGTCATTTCGCCGATATTCGCAGCATCAAATAA
- the leuD gene encoding 3-isopropylmalate dehydratase small subunit — translation MAEKFTQHTGLVVPLDAANVDTDAIIPKQFLQKVTRTGFGAHLFNDWRFLDEKGQQPNPEFVLNFPEYKGASILLARENFGCGSSREHAPWALTDYGFKVVIAPSFADIFYGNSFNNQLLPVKLSDEEVDELFALVKANPGIKFEVDLEAQVVKAGDKTYSFKIDDFRRHCMLNGLDSIGLTLQHESAIAAYEEKQPSFMR, via the coding sequence ATGGCAGAGAAATTTACCCAACACACCGGCCTGGTCGTCCCGCTGGATGCTGCTAACGTCGATACCGACGCGATTATACCGAAACAGTTTTTACAGAAAGTCACCCGCACCGGTTTTGGCGCGCATCTGTTCAATGACTGGCGTTTTCTGGATGAAAAGGGTCAGCAGCCGAACCCGGAGTTCGTGCTGAACTTCCCGGAATATAAAGGCGCATCGATTCTGCTGGCGCGGGAAAACTTCGGCTGCGGTTCATCGCGCGAGCACGCGCCGTGGGCGCTGACTGATTACGGCTTTAAAGTGGTCATCGCGCCGAGCTTCGCGGATATCTTCTATGGCAACAGCTTTAACAACCAGCTGCTGCCGGTAAAACTGAGCGATGAAGAGGTCGATGAACTGTTCGCCCTGGTGAAAGCCAATCCGGGGATTAAATTTGAAGTGGATCTGGAAGCGCAGGTAGTAAAAGCGGGCGATAAGACCTACAGCTTTAAAATCGACGACTTCCGCCGCCACTGCATGTTGAACGGTCTGGACAGCATCGGCCTGACGTTGCAACACGAAAGCGCAATTGCGGCATACGAAGAGAAACAACCGTCGTTTATGCGCTGA
- a CDS encoding sugar efflux transporter: protein MLWLMTMGRRLNGVYAAFMLVAFMMGVAGALQAPTLSLFLSREVGAQPFWVGLFYTVNAIAGILVSLALAKRSDSKGDRRKLIMFCCLMAIGNALLFAFNRHYLTLITCGVLFASLANTAMPQLFALAREYADNSAREVVMFSSVMRAQLSLAWVIGPPLAFMLALNYGFTAMFSIAAGIFAISLALIAFILPSVARVEQPADVPVTEAGGWQDKNVRMLFIASTLMWTCNTMYIIDMPLWISLELGLPDKLAGILMGTAAGLEIPAMILAGYSVKRFGKRRMMVIAVAAGVLFYLGLIFFHSQTALLILQLFNAVFIGIVAGIGMLWFQDLMPGRAGSATTLFTNSISTGVILAGVIQGAVAQSYGHFAVYWVIAAISLVALVMTGRVKDV from the coding sequence ATGCTCTGGTTAATGACGATGGGACGGCGCCTCAACGGTGTTTATGCCGCTTTTATGCTGGTTGCCTTTATGATGGGCGTGGCGGGAGCGTTGCAGGCACCGACGCTGAGCCTGTTTTTGAGTCGTGAAGTCGGTGCGCAGCCGTTCTGGGTCGGCCTTTTTTACACGGTCAACGCGATTGCCGGGATTCTGGTCAGCCTTGCATTAGCAAAACGCTCGGACAGTAAAGGCGATCGCCGTAAGCTGATTATGTTCTGCTGCCTGATGGCGATTGGCAACGCGCTACTGTTCGCCTTCAATCGCCATTATCTCACCCTGATCACCTGCGGCGTGTTATTCGCGTCGCTGGCCAATACCGCCATGCCGCAGCTATTTGCGTTGGCGCGGGAATATGCCGATAACTCCGCGCGTGAAGTGGTGATGTTCAGCTCGGTAATGCGTGCGCAGCTTTCACTGGCATGGGTGATTGGCCCGCCGCTGGCTTTTATGCTGGCGCTGAACTATGGCTTCACGGCGATGTTTTCCATTGCCGCCGGCATATTCGCCATCAGCCTGGCGTTGATTGCTTTTATTCTGCCCTCGGTGGCGCGCGTTGAGCAGCCTGCCGATGTTCCGGTCACGGAAGCGGGCGGCTGGCAGGATAAAAACGTCCGTATGCTGTTTATCGCCTCCACGCTGATGTGGACCTGCAACACCATGTACATCATTGATATGCCGCTATGGATAAGCCTTGAGCTGGGTTTACCGGATAAACTGGCCGGAATATTGATGGGAACCGCAGCAGGTCTGGAGATCCCGGCGATGATTCTGGCTGGCTACTCGGTGAAGCGCTTCGGTAAGCGGCGGATGATGGTTATCGCCGTGGCTGCGGGGGTACTGTTTTATCTCGGCCTGATTTTCTTTCACAGCCAGACGGCGTTGCTTATCCTGCAACTGTTTAACGCGGTGTTTATCGGCATTGTGGCGGGGATTGGTATGCTGTGGTTTCAGGATTTAATGCCTGGCCGCGCCGGTTCAGCTACCACGCTGTTTACCAACAGTATCTCCACGGGAGTGATTCTGGCGGGGGTGATTCAGGGCGCGGTCGCGCAAAGCTACGGGCATTTCGCTGTTTACTGGGTGATAGCGGCGATTTCGCTGGTGGCGCTGGTGATGACCGGGCGGGTGAAGGATGTGTAA
- the sgrT gene encoding glucose uptake inhibitor SgrT, whose product MRQFYLKYFTATEGLSWLACPSAPQRLKMLEELMQWEVTA is encoded by the coding sequence ATGCGTCAGTTTTATTTGAAGTACTTTACCGCGACAGAAGGGTTGTCCTGGTTGGCTTGTCCGAGCGCGCCGCAGCGCTTAAAGATGCTTGAAGAACTGATGCAGTGGGAGGTGACTGCCTGA
- the sgrR gene encoding HTH-type transcriptional regulator SgrR, translating to MSSGRLQQQFIRLWQCCDGKTQDTTLNELADLLSCSRRHMRTLLNTMQERGWLTWEAEVGRGKRSRLTFLYTGLALQQQRAEDLLEQDRIDQLVQLVGDKTAVRQMLVSHLGRSFRQGRHILRVLYYRPMHNLLPGTALRRSETHIARQIFSALTRVNEENGELEADIAHHWQQISPLQWRFFLRPGIHFHHGRELEMEDVIASLTRINALPLYSHITEIVSPTAWTLDIHLSQPDRWLPWLLGQVPAMILPREWETLNNFSSHPIGTGPYAVMRNTRNQLKIHAFDDFFGYRALIDEVNVWVLPDIGDEPNGGLTLKGPTEDEKAIESRLEEGCYYMLFDARTNRGANQEVREWISRVLSPSNLLFYADEQYQRHWFPAYGLLPRWHHARPGHGEKPAGLETITLTYYHDHIEHRVIAQIMSQLLAEHQVHLDIHEIDYDQWHAGEVTSDIWLNSANFTLPLDFSLFAHLCEVPLLQHCIPLDWEGDAAQWRNGEMNLAVWCQQLLASKAIVPLIHHWLIIQGQRSMRGLRMNTLGWFDFKSAWFAPPDP from the coding sequence ATGTCTTCAGGTCGTCTGCAACAACAGTTCATCCGTCTGTGGCAATGCTGCGACGGCAAAACGCAAGACACCACGCTCAACGAGCTGGCGGACCTGCTGAGCTGCTCCCGCCGCCATATGCGTACGCTGCTGAATACCATGCAGGAACGTGGCTGGTTGACGTGGGAGGCGGAGGTCGGACGCGGGAAACGCTCCCGTCTGACCTTCCTCTATACCGGGCTGGCGCTACAGCAGCAGCGGGCGGAAGACCTGCTGGAGCAAGATCGCATCGACCAGCTGGTACAGCTGGTGGGCGACAAAACCGCCGTGCGGCAAATGCTGGTGTCCCACCTGGGGCGCAGCTTTCGCCAGGGGCGGCATATTCTGCGCGTGCTCTACTATCGTCCAATGCACAACCTGCTGCCTGGCACCGCATTGCGTCGTTCAGAAACCCATATCGCCCGGCAAATTTTCAGCGCACTGACGCGCGTAAATGAGGAAAATGGGGAACTGGAAGCCGATATTGCTCACCACTGGCAACAGATTTCCCCTTTGCAGTGGCGTTTTTTTCTTCGTCCGGGGATTCACTTCCATCACGGACGTGAGCTGGAGATGGAGGATGTCATTGCCTCACTGACGCGCATCAACGCCCTGCCGCTCTACTCGCACATTACCGAGATAGTCTCCCCCACCGCCTGGACGCTGGATATTCACCTGTCGCAGCCGGATCGCTGGCTGCCGTGGCTGCTGGGTCAGGTTCCGGCGATGATCCTGCCGCGGGAGTGGGAAACGCTGAATAATTTCTCCAGCCATCCGATCGGCACCGGCCCTTACGCGGTGATGCGTAATACGCGCAACCAGTTAAAAATCCACGCCTTTGATGATTTCTTCGGCTATCGGGCGCTGATTGATGAAGTGAACGTCTGGGTATTGCCGGACATTGGCGACGAGCCGAACGGCGGTCTGACGTTAAAAGGGCCGACCGAAGATGAAAAAGCCATCGAAAGCCGGCTGGAAGAGGGCTGCTACTATATGCTGTTCGACGCCCGGACGAATCGCGGCGCGAATCAGGAAGTCAGAGAGTGGATAAGCCGCGTGCTCTCCCCCAGCAATTTGCTCTTCTATGCCGACGAGCAATACCAGCGCCACTGGTTCCCGGCTTACGGATTACTGCCCCGCTGGCACCATGCCCGCCCGGGACACGGCGAAAAACCCGCCGGGCTGGAGACGATCACGCTGACCTACTACCACGACCACATTGAACATCGGGTGATCGCGCAGATCATGAGCCAGCTGCTGGCTGAACATCAGGTACATCTGGATATCCATGAGATCGACTACGATCAATGGCATGCGGGGGAGGTCACAAGCGACATCTGGCTCAACAGCGCCAACTTTACGCTACCGCTCGATTTTTCCCTGTTTGCGCACCTGTGCGAAGTCCCGCTGTTGCAGCATTGCATCCCGCTGGACTGGGAGGGCGACGCCGCGCAGTGGCGAAACGGCGAGATGAACCTGGCAGTGTGGTGCCAGCAATTGCTCGCCAGTAAAGCGATCGTCCCGCTGATCCACCACTGGCTGATTATCCAGGGGCAGCGCAGTATGCGCGGGCTACGTATGAACACCCTTGGCTGGTTTGACTTTAAATCGGCATGGTTTGCGCCACCCGACCCATGA